The segment GCTTGCGAGAAGGAGGATGCAGGATGTTGTCCGGTCTAAGGAAATTGGAGTTGTAGAATACAACTTCCCTGTCGGGGATCGGATGTTTAATCTTGAATCAAGAATCCTGGCATACGGTGAAGAGGATGTGCTTGCGATAATTACGGATAATTCTCATCGCAAAGCTGCAGAATATGCTCTTATACAGGCAAAACTGGAAGCTGAAGCTGCAAGCCGTACAAAGTCTGAGTTCCTTGCTAACATGAGTCATGAGTTACGCACTCCCTTAAATTCAGTTCTCGGCTTTTCAGATGTCATGTTGTCCGGTACTTTTGGTGAATTGAACGAAAAACAAAAAAAATATGTGTGCAACATCTATGACAGTGGTAGTCATCTTCTTGGGATCGTCAATGATCTCCTTGACATATCAAAAGTAGAAGCCGGAACAATACATCTGTCATATGAAAGAGTTGTTGTATGCGATGTGATCAGAAATGTAAGGAGCCTCATAGCTCCACTTGCAACTAAAAAGAACCTTTCTGTTACTGTGAGCGTTGATCTGGAAGATGTTTCTATCAATGCTGACAGGGGTAAGCTCATCCAGATTCTCAATAACCTTGTGGGCAACGCTGTTAAGTTCACACCGGATAACGGGAATATAACACTTGGTGCAAAAAAATCCGGTGAATATCTTGACTTTTTTGTGAAAGATACTGGTATTGGTATTGCTCAGGAAGATATCGGTAGATTGTTTATGCCATTTGTTCAGATTGATTCATCGACTACCAGGGAGGTGGGAGGCACCGGTCTCGGTCTTTCTCTTGTGAAGAAGTTCGTGGAATTGCATGGTGGTTATGTACAGGTGGAAAGTACGGAAGGGGAAGGAAGCACCTTTACGGTCTCCTTGCCATTCGAAAGGGATGTTAGCACATCCCTAAATGAGCAGAGCTAAAAAGCTCAGGCGAGCATTGTTATCTGCTCAACACCCTCTATCAATGAGTCTACTTCTTCTTCTGTATTATATAATGCAAAGGATGCCCGAACTGTCCCTTCAACTCCCAGCATGTCAACGGACGGCATTGCACAGTGGTAACCGCTACGAACACAGATCTTCCTGGTCTCGTCCAGTATCATGGCAACATCATGCGGGTTCATACCTTCCACATTGAAAGGGACGACTCCTGTCCTGTCCTTTGGTCCGTAGACCTCTACGCCTTCGATCTCTGCAAGACGTTTTACAGCATCTGTGGTTAGTTCCTTCTCGTATTTTTCTATATTTTCTACACCTATCTCCTGCACATACTCAACAGCTCGGCCAAGGCCTATAACTCCCGGGATGTTCGGTGTACCTGCTTCGAACTTTGAAGGAGAAGGTTCCAGCTCATAACCTTCTGTAGTGACAGCATGGACGGTGCCTCCGCCAATGTAGGTTGGTTCAAGGACATCAGGATCTTTGATGCAGAGTATTCCCGTTCCCTGTGGGCCGAGCAGTCCCTTGTGTCCGGGTGTGGCAAAGAAATCGCAACCTATCTTTTTGATGTCCACAGGCATATGTCCTGCTGACTGGGACCCGTCCACTAGTACCATCGCGCCGTTTTTCTGTGCGATCTGTGTTATTTTCTCAACATCTCTGATCGAGCCGAATACATTGGATACGTGGTTGACAGAGACGAGCTTTGTCCTGTCAGTAATTGCAGCATCAACATCTTTCGGGTCCACACATCCTTCCCTGTCGGACCCCACGATGGTTATCTCGACACCTTTTTCCTTTAATCTCATCCAGGGTAGGAGATTGGAATGATGCTCCACAAGGGTTGTAACAACGTGGTCGCCTGCTTTCCACCGGATTCCAAGGGCGACCATGTTAATACTTTCACTTGCATTTTTGGTCAGGACTGTGCTCTCTGGTGTAGTGTTCAGGAAATCTGCAACCCTGTCTCTTGCATCTTCATAATTATCAGTAGTTTGCCGGGCTAGCCTGTGAGCTCCGCGGCCATGATTTGCTGCGTACTTGAAGAAGTAATCATTCATGGCATTAACTGCCGGGACAGGCGTCTGGGTTGTAGCGCCATTGTCCAGATAGATCACTTCATCAAGGACTGGGAAATCTTTGCGTACGGAATGAATATCATACATACACTTCCTTACGCAAGATAGCTAAAAATATGTTTTGCAGGCGTTATTTTGCCAGCATTCCGCCGAGAATGAACTTGCAAAGTTCCAATTCTTCAGCATTCAGATTTTCAGTGGTTTGGCCACTTACAACTGAATGGTATTTCCCGTTTTCTTCACATCGTCTGCATTCATCACTTATTTTCGTGATTTTTCTCATCATATATTTCCTCCTGTCTCTTCAATTAAGTTTTTAAAAATTTAGCCTGTTGTATATGGCTTAAACATAACATTATGTTTCTATAATATATAGTCCTTTTGGGTAATGTATTTCTCAGTTTTGTCGCAAGAAATATAAGTTGCAAAAGACTTCCGATTAACATGTCCCATATCCCAATCGATCGATCATTACAGTATATGGATGGTACGCAGCGAGTTTTTGACGAGGAGACAACTCTTGGTAACACCAAACCCCACCTTGAAGAGATAGGGGTTACAAGGATAGCCAGTATCACCGATCTGGACCGGATAGGCATTCCGGTATTCTCTGCCATCAGGCCTTCAGCTGCAGAAGGTGCTATTTCTATCTATTCCGGTAAAGGGGCAAGCGAGACACAGGCAAGGATCTCGGCTATGATGGAGAGCTTTGAGAGATGTCTTGCGGAGCGTGTAGGCGTAAATGCTGATATTGTCGAGGATGTTCTCGCAGAAGAGTTCATTGAGTCTGTTGAAAATGCAGCAAAGGAATGTGAACTTCTTGATCCGCATAGCCTTCTCCTGGCCGAGCCTCTACCTCCTGAAAGCCTGGTAGAATGGACTCAGGCCTGGGACCTCTTACGTGAGAAGGAGGTCTATGTCCCATCAAATGCAGTATATCATCCATATGATTCTCCGGGAATGTCCGCAAGGCTTTTCAGAAGCAATACCAACGGCCTTGCATCGGGAAATGTCATAGAGGAAGCAATATTGCACGGTCTGCTTGAGGTCATCGAGCGTGATGCATTGAGCATTGCCGAGTTCAACAGAAATCCGGGCAGGGAAATTGTCCTTACCGAAGAGGACGGTATCAACTATGAGCTTATGAAGAAGTTCGAATCGAACGGAGTACAGCTCAAACTATGGCTACTTTCACATGATACAGGCATAACCTCTGTTGTGGCAGCTACAGATGACCTTGACCTGAAAGATCCTGCTTTGCTTGTAATGGGTGCAGGTTCACACCTGAAACCTGAGATCGCAATACGGAGAGCCATCACCGAGGCTGCCCAGTCAAGGGTAGTGCAGATCCACGGTGCCCGCGAGGACACTGACAGGGAATCTTTTGTGAGGCAGATAGGTTATGAGCGCATGAAGAGGATGAACAATTTCTGGTATGAAGGAGCCGACTCCGTCACAACCGGACAATTGACTGATATCTCCAGGTCAACTCCTGCAGAGAACATCGATGTTGTTCTCGATGAACTGCGCAAGATCACTGACAGTGTCATTGTGGTCGACCTTTCTCGCAAGAAAGTAGGTGTTCCTGTTGTAAGGGTAATAATTCCAGGATTCGAGCAGTACACGCTTGACCGTGAACGTGTAGGCCATCGTGTGAGACAAGGACGCAAACGATCCACATCTGGCGAGAAACCCTGGAAAAGAAGGTTCGGCAAACAAAAGTGATCCAATGAGAGCAGTTATCTTTGCAGGTACGAGTATCAGCCATGAAGATTCAAAGGCTATCCTTGATGCAGTTTACCTGCCACCTGTGGCAAGAGGCGACATCGATAAGGTGTCAGGTCAGGACTATGATGTAATTGGTATCATCGATGGTGTTTTCTTTGACAGGGCTGCAGTAGCCCACAAGGAAATAATCCGTGCGATGAAAAAAGGTATCAAGGTAGTTGGTGGATGCAGTATGGGTGCGTTGCGTGCTTCTGAGCTTGACAGTCATGGCATGATCGGTGTGGGCAAGGTCTATAGCTGGTACAGGGATGGTGTCATCGAGGCGGATGATGAGGTTGCAGTGACAACAAATCCCGAAACCTTTGAACAGGTCTCAACACCCCTTGTTAACATAAGGGGGACCTTCAGGGAAGCAGTTGTCAAAGGCATTATTGATAGTGAGATCTGCGAAGGTCTTATCAGGATAACAAAAAGCATCCACTATCCTCAGAGAAGTTACCTTGGAATAATTAAAAAAGCAGTTGAGGAAGGACTTCTGGAAGATCGTGAGCCTCTTCTGGAATATTGCAGGAACAATGCTTCAGATGTAAAAAGGGAAGATGCAGTATTGGTGCTTCAGAAGGTAAAAGAGATCCTCGAAGCAGGCAAATAAATCTTATTCATCTTTTTTTTCGTGGTGCTCATGTTTAAGGTTGCAGCTGTCATGTTCGATCCTGCCGCAAACTCCTATGGTTGGATGTCCCATTGAATCGCAAATGGCATTTATGGCCTTTTTTGACACATAGCCTTCAAACCTTGCAACCTCTGCACACGATTCCTCTGCAGTGAGCCCGTAATGGTTAAGCATCAGGCTAAGTATCCTGTGCCTTCTCAACAGGAAGTGTGCATAATCCTTTCCTTTCTCCGTAAGACTGAAACCCCGGTAAGGAACATGGTTGACATATCCTGATGAAGCAAGCTCATTGATAGCTTTGGTAATGGTGGAAGGGTCCACGTTCATGTGGTTGGATATCTCGGTGGTGCGTACATTGTCACCCCTTTCAAAAAGGTATTTCAGGTATTCGATCTTCCTTGGCGAAAGTTCCAATCCTGTTATATCATCCATATGGAGGATTATACACAGATTTATTTAAAATTTGCGTGGGTACCAAAGATCCGTCTGTTTTATTTGCAACTTTCGTGTTTGTCTATGAAATGGTCAATGAGGGCACGTGAGATGCTCTTCTTTCCCGGAAGCTTCGGAATGTCATCCACATGGAACCAGCAGGCATCTTCGATCTCATTAGCATCGACTTCGATCTTCCCTTCTGCAAAGTCCGCTGTAAATCCTATCATTAGCGAGGACGGGAAAGGCCAGGGTTGGCTTGCAAAATAGTTCAGGTCCTTTATGGAAACGCCAACTTCCTCCTTTATTTCCCTGTGAGCTGCGTGCTCGATGGTTTCCCCGGCTTCTACAAAGCCTGCCACAAGGCCATAGACTCCATCAGGGAAATTCTTTGAGCGGGCCATAAGAAGGTGATCTTCCCTTTCTATCAGTACTATGACTGCAGGGCTTATCCGCGGGTACGTTATGTGGTTACAATTATGACATTGCATTCCGGTTTCTTCCGGTACGTAGTGGGCAGCTCCTCCACACAGTCCGCAATATCGGTGGGTGCGGTAAAAGTCAGCCATTTGGACTGCCCTGGAAGCGATACCGAGCATTTCCTCATCAATTGCACCATAGAGGTCGTGCAGGCCAAAGTACTGCATATTTCCTTCTTCAAGTTCTTCCTTAAGTTCAAAACAGTAACATGGTACTCCATCAAGTGTTCCGATGTAGATAACTTCAGTGCCGTCGGAGATATGCTTTTTTTGATAGCATGAAAAATAGTCATCAGGGTGTCTTTCAGCATCTATCAATATCTTTCTTTGATGCACAGGGAAATAGAGTGCTTTTCCTTCTGTATTGCTCTCATCGCCATGGAACACCAGTTCTTCAGTTGCAAAAGAAGGTCGGTACTGTGTATTCATTGATATCACTTCATAAGGGATGTTTTGAAAGGTGTTCACATCTAATGCATATAGTCTTTCCCTTGATCTTTAGAATCCGATATTGCTGGTGTAGCTGCTCCACAGGTACAATGTGGATATGCCCACAATAGCTATCAGTAACATTGTATTTCTTGAGCGGTAGTAGAGCTCCTTTGATCCGGATATCCTTACAAGGACCAGCTTGTTGAGCGTACTGATGATCCCTGCTATCACTGCGGTCTGTGCAGCCACACTGTATGATACGTTCCCACTGAATGCCAGTGCAGCAACGGATGCAGTTACAGCCGAACTGCTGACAAGTCCGCCAAGTGCCGATGCATAGACTCCGGCAGTACCGAGGAATTCGCTTGAAATGCTGGTGATGACAAGAAGCACTGTGAAGATCGCACCGAACCTGAAAGCAGGTTTCAGTGCAAATGGTGAACCGATCTCCAGCGGTTCGGTCATAATATCATTTTCTTTTCTTCTTATTATGACGATCCCGGTCGTCACGATGAGCATTGCCAGTTGCGGAGGTAGCATCATGAGCATTGTACTTGCACTGGGATCTACTATCAATGCGATCAGGGTGTTGCTGATTATCATTGAGATGTTTGACATCAGTATCCCGATGTACAGTGCGTCCATCAGGGTGGATCTGCTCTTTGACATGTTTGCAAGTGCAGCGGTGGTTGCCTCACTGCTTATGAACCCTCCAAATAGTCCCGAATATGTTATTCCTCCCCGGGTTCCAAATCTTTTGAGGGAAATGTAACTGACAAAACCGATGAACATGACAAGTACCACGATAAGGATTGCCGATTTCAGGTTCAGAACTCCCATTACAGGTTCTTCCGGCATCAGTGGATAAAGAATGAAAGCGACCACAAGGAACTGGACCGCATTGAGTATTTCCTCATCTGAGAGATGTTGTGCAAAGGAGTGAAGCGGTTTTTTCTCAATTAGCAGTAAAGTAATGAGCACAGCTATTATAATGGCAAAAAGGTAACGTCCCGTGGCTACCAGCACACCAAGCAAGTAAGTTGAGAACAGGGCGATGGAACTTGTCATCCCAAGCTTTCCGCTGGCTGTGTATATCCTGTATACGAGCACAAAACAGGAGGCTGCAACCAGTGCCGTGGTAATCTGCAGTATGGCGATATTCATCACCTCTGAAACATAGCTTGCAAGCATGCCGCTAAGACATACTATTGCAAACGTGCGTACTCCTGCGAAAACTTCCTGATCCTTGCGTCGGTGCTCCCTTTCTATACCTATCAGTATTCCTATCAAAAGGGAAAGGATCGCTTTTGTCAGAAAATCATATAATTCAGGGTCCAACCCAAGGTCAAATGTTAACACAACGCACCCTCAAAGTTGTAAAAGAATCTTGTTTTCGATCACTTTATATTAATAATATATATCTCATGAACCCTTATAGTGTTTTTGAAGTCTTTACGATATTGCCATCAGTTCTTGCATTCAGAAATCAATATTTAGCATTTAGAATTACCATTTGCTTAATAGATGGCTCAAAAGGGTGGGAGGTCCTTAATTTGATCGTTCAGCAGATATTTACAAGTGGAATAGCTCATAGTTCATACCTTCTTGGTGGTAACAATGCCTGTGCAGTGATCGATCCCGGTCGCGACATCGATGTTTATATGGATGCTGCGGCTCAGATGGGCTGGAAGATAACACATGTCCTTGAAACGCATCTGCATGCGGATTTCATTTCCGGTCACATGGAAATTCAGGCTAAGACCGGCGCATCGATAGTAGTTCCACGTTCTGCAAATTGCAAATTCGATGCAATGGAAGTCTCAGGTGGTGATTCCTTTGGGATCGAGGACATGATCATAGAGGTTCTGGAAACTCCGGGACATACGCCTGAACATGTCTCCTATGTGGTGACCGACAGTTCACGCGGTGAGGTTCCTGTATGTGTCTTCTGTGGTGACACTCTTTTCGTAGGTGATGTTGGCAGGCCTGACCTGTTCCCGGGAAAAGCTGAAGAACTGGCCTCGAAACTCTATGACAGCCTCCAAGGGAAACTGCTGGAACTGCCTGATTTTTGTGAGGTATATCCTGCACATGGTGCCGGCTCATTATGTGGCAGGGCAATGGCTGCAAAACGCAGTACGACCATCGGCTATGAAAGGCTTTACAATTATGCATTGAACATAGGTGACAGGAAAAGTTTCATCCGTTCACTTACGGAGGATATGCCTGCAACTCCAGACCATTTCAACAGGTGTAGCGATGTTAACAGGGCTGGTCCGGAAATTATTGAGGATCTTCCTCCATTGAAAGCAATACCTTCGGAGGAGTTCCTGGGGCTGCTGGATGATCCTGACAATATAGTACTTGATATCCGGTGCTATGAGGCATTTGGTGGTCGTCACATACCAGGTTCATATAGCATTGACCTTAACAGCAATTTTGCCACGTTCTCAGGCTGGCTGCTACCGCCTGACAAGAATATATTGTTGATTGTAGATTCTCCCGAAAGGGCTGCGGAGGCAGCTATCTGGCTTCACAGGGTTGGCCTTGACAGAATAGTCGGCTTCCTTGATGGTGGAATGCACTCCTGGTCCATGGCAGGTCTTCCCACAGAACATCTCTGTCAGGTATCGAGCTTAGAGCTTGACAATATGGTGAGGGACGATGAGGATTTCGTTCTTGTGGATGTTAGGGCAGTTTCTGAGTTCAGTGGCGGGCATATACAACATGCCATCAACATTCCGGTACACGAGCTCAGGGATTCTTACAAGGAACTTGACCCCGATGCAAAGACAGTTGTCATCTGTGGAAGCGGACAGCGTTCAAGTATGGGTGCAAGTATCCTGCAACAGAAAGGTTTCAGTGATGTACACAATGTTTCCGGTGGGATGACCGGTTACAATGCTGCAGGATTTGGCCCAGATTGTCCGCTGTGTGCACTTCCATGGCTGTCTTCCGGGAAAGAAAAGAAAGATGGATGAACTATACTTCCGAGTTTTCTCAAGTACCAGTTTATGATCAAATATTTGAAGAGAAAGTGAAGTATCAGCTTCGCTTTCTCAATGCCAGATAAGCACATCCTAATATTGTCATCA is part of the Methanococcoides orientis genome and harbors:
- a CDS encoding YcaO-related McrA-glycine thioamidation protein, with amino-acid sequence MSHIPIDRSLQYMDGTQRVFDEETTLGNTKPHLEEIGVTRIASITDLDRIGIPVFSAIRPSAAEGAISIYSGKGASETQARISAMMESFERCLAERVGVNADIVEDVLAEEFIESVENAAKECELLDPHSLLLAEPLPPESLVEWTQAWDLLREKEVYVPSNAVYHPYDSPGMSARLFRSNTNGLASGNVIEEAILHGLLEVIERDALSIAEFNRNPGREIVLTEEDGINYELMKKFESNGVQLKLWLLSHDTGITSVVAATDDLDLKDPALLVMGAGSHLKPEIAIRRAITEAAQSRVVQIHGAREDTDRESFVRQIGYERMKRMNNFWYEGADSVTTGQLTDISRSTPAENIDVVLDELRKITDSVIVVDLSRKKVGVPVVRVIIPGFEQYTLDRERVGHRVRQGRKRSTSGEKPWKRRFGKQK
- a CDS encoding MBL fold metallo-hydrolase, with amino-acid sequence MIVQQIFTSGIAHSSYLLGGNNACAVIDPGRDIDVYMDAAAQMGWKITHVLETHLHADFISGHMEIQAKTGASIVVPRSANCKFDAMEVSGGDSFGIEDMIIEVLETPGHTPEHVSYVVTDSSRGEVPVCVFCGDTLFVGDVGRPDLFPGKAEELASKLYDSLQGKLLELPDFCEVYPAHGAGSLCGRAMAAKRSTTIGYERLYNYALNIGDRKSFIRSLTEDMPATPDHFNRCSDVNRAGPEIIEDLPPLKAIPSEEFLGLLDDPDNIVLDIRCYEAFGGRHIPGSYSIDLNSNFATFSGWLLPPDKNILLIVDSPERAAEAAIWLHRVGLDRIVGFLDGGMHSWSMAGLPTEHLCQVSSLELDNMVRDDEDFVLVDVRAVSEFSGGHIQHAINIPVHELRDSYKELDPDAKTVVICGSGQRSSMGASILQQKGFSDVHNVSGGMTGYNAAGFGPDCPLCALPWLSSGKEKKDG
- a CDS encoding MgtC/SapB family protein is translated as MLTFDLGLDPELYDFLTKAILSLLIGILIGIEREHRRKDQEVFAGVRTFAIVCLSGMLASYVSEVMNIAILQITTALVAASCFVLVYRIYTASGKLGMTSSIALFSTYLLGVLVATGRYLFAIIIAVLITLLLIEKKPLHSFAQHLSDEEILNAVQFLVVAFILYPLMPEEPVMGVLNLKSAILIVVLVMFIGFVSYISLKRFGTRGGITYSGLFGGFISSEATTAALANMSKSRSTLMDALYIGILMSNISMIISNTLIALIVDPSASTMLMMLPPQLAMLIVTTGIVIIRRKENDIMTEPLEIGSPFALKPAFRFGAIFTVLLVITSISSEFLGTAGVYASALGGLVSSSAVTASVAALAFSGNVSYSVAAQTAVIAGIISTLNKLVLVRISGSKELYYRSRNTMLLIAIVGISTLYLWSSYTSNIGF
- a CDS encoding cysteine desulfurase, whose product is MYDIHSVRKDFPVLDEVIYLDNGATTQTPVPAVNAMNDYFFKYAANHGRGAHRLARQTTDNYEDARDRVADFLNTTPESTVLTKNASESINMVALGIRWKAGDHVVTTLVEHHSNLLPWMRLKEKGVEITIVGSDREGCVDPKDVDAAITDRTKLVSVNHVSNVFGSIRDVEKITQIAQKNGAMVLVDGSQSAGHMPVDIKKIGCDFFATPGHKGLLGPQGTGILCIKDPDVLEPTYIGGGTVHAVTTEGYELEPSPSKFEAGTPNIPGVIGLGRAVEYVQEIGVENIEKYEKELTTDAVKRLAEIEGVEVYGPKDRTGVVPFNVEGMNPHDVAMILDETRKICVRSGYHCAMPSVDMLGVEGTVRASFALYNTEEEVDSLIEGVEQITMLA
- a CDS encoding metal-dependent transcriptional regulator, producing MDDITGLELSPRKIEYLKYLFERGDNVRTTEISNHMNVDPSTITKAINELASSGYVNHVPYRGFSLTEKGKDYAHFLLRRHRILSLMLNHYGLTAEESCAEVARFEGYVSKKAINAICDSMGHPTIGVCGRIEHDSCNLKHEHHEKKDE
- the nudC gene encoding NAD(+) diphosphatase, which encodes MNTQYRPSFATEELVFHGDESNTEGKALYFPVHQRKILIDAERHPDDYFSCYQKKHISDGTEVIYIGTLDGVPCYCFELKEELEEGNMQYFGLHDLYGAIDEEMLGIASRAVQMADFYRTHRYCGLCGGAAHYVPEETGMQCHNCNHITYPRISPAVIVLIEREDHLLMARSKNFPDGVYGLVAGFVEAGETIEHAAHREIKEEVGVSIKDLNYFASQPWPFPSSLMIGFTADFAEGKIEVDANEIEDACWFHVDDIPKLPGKKSISRALIDHFIDKHESCK
- a CDS encoding TfuA-related McrA-glycine thioamidation protein; protein product: MRAVIFAGTSISHEDSKAILDAVYLPPVARGDIDKVSGQDYDVIGIIDGVFFDRAAVAHKEIIRAMKKGIKVVGGCSMGALRASELDSHGMIGVGKVYSWYRDGVIEADDEVAVTTNPETFEQVSTPLVNIRGTFREAVVKGIIDSEICEGLIRITKSIHYPQRSYLGIIKKAVEEGLLEDREPLLEYCRNNASDVKREDAVLVLQKVKEILEAGK